The Miscanthus floridulus cultivar M001 chromosome 7, ASM1932011v1, whole genome shotgun sequence genome includes a region encoding these proteins:
- the LOC136464864 gene encoding probable E3 ubiquitin-protein ligase RHB1A isoform X1 translates to MGACCCCSSRASESDRAPVHIYHRQNPEEHEPLSSAVGGPSPTPAIVAVDTNLDASSLDTYRAPPAPLPYDVCFAVAQNPDLEKSDIKIKTDGQQSPKVDEFESCEKGAPEDKADEEDVCPICLEEYDEENPRSVTKCEHHFHLCCILEWMERSETCPVCDQVTLIDEMYA, encoded by the exons AtgggtgcctgctgctgctgttcatCAAGGGCATCTGAGTCAGATAGAGCACCAGTGCATATCTAT CATCGACAAAATCCTGAGGAGCATGAACCCCTGTCTTCAGCTGTTGGTGGACCATCTCCAACTCCTGCTATAGTTGCAGTTGACACAAATCTTGATGCATCCTCTCTTGACACTTACCGAGCACCACCTGCACCTTTGCCTTATGATGTTTGCTTTGCAGTTGCACAAAATCCTG ATTTGGAGAAGTCAGACATTAAAATCAAAACTGACGGGCAGCAGTCCCCAAAAGTGGATGAATTTGAGTCATGTGAAAAAGGTGCCCCTGAGGATAAGGCTGATGAGGAGGATGTTTGTCCAATCTGTCTTGAAG AATATGATGAAGAAAATCCCCGTTCCGTGACCAAATGCGAGCATCATTTCCATCTGTGTTGCATACTTGAATGGATGGAGAGGAGCGAGACATGCCCAGTTTGTGACCAG GTAACTCTGATAGATGAGATGTACGCATAG
- the LOC136464864 gene encoding probable E3 ubiquitin-protein ligase RHB1A isoform X2, with the protein MGACCCCSSRASESDRAPVHIYHRQNPEEHEPLSSAVGGPSPTPAIVAVDTNLDASSLDTYRAPPAPLPYDVCFAVAQNPDLEKSDIKIKTDGQQSPKVDEFESCEKGAPEDKADEEDVCPICLEEDFTYKLCLPFH; encoded by the exons AtgggtgcctgctgctgctgttcatCAAGGGCATCTGAGTCAGATAGAGCACCAGTGCATATCTAT CATCGACAAAATCCTGAGGAGCATGAACCCCTGTCTTCAGCTGTTGGTGGACCATCTCCAACTCCTGCTATAGTTGCAGTTGACACAAATCTTGATGCATCCTCTCTTGACACTTACCGAGCACCACCTGCACCTTTGCCTTATGATGTTTGCTTTGCAGTTGCACAAAATCCTG ATTTGGAGAAGTCAGACATTAAAATCAAAACTGACGGGCAGCAGTCCCCAAAAGTGGATGAATTTGAGTCATGTGAAAAAGGTGCCCCTGAGGATAAGGCTGATGAGGAGGATGTTTGTCCAATCTGTCTTGAAG AAGACTTCACTTATAAGCTGTGTCTGCCCTTCCACTAG
- the LOC136466317 gene encoding CASP-like protein 1U2, which yields MYGSDCHVMDDPPAPPNGSKVVTLLFRLSTLALALTSAVVMATASECTIYGLHDGAAATATVVTFKDYQPFVYLVGSNIAATILEVAAIYLQVVAGNKQGGDGDDEEDAPPPPMINPRVVLVAADVAVQVLLYSATGAVFAAAMAYGPQISACAGAASGHLCEQVRSSKIISLAASLAAGLASIAKDVPLPFSVWPHM from the exons atgtaCGGTTCCGACTGCCATGTGATGGACGACCCCCCGGCGCCGCCAAATGGTTCCAAGGTGGTGACCCTGCTGTTCCGCCTGTCCACGCTGGCGCTGGCGCTCACCTCGGCGGTCGTCATGGCCACCGCCAGCGAGTGCACCATCTACGGCCTCCACGAcggcgccgccgccacggccaccGTCGTCACCTTCAAGGACTACCAGCCCTTCGT ATACCTTGTAGGGTCCAACATCGCAGCGACGATCCTGGAGGTGGCCGCGATCTACCTACAGGTCGTCGCCGGCAACAAGcagggcggcgacggcgacgacgaggaggatgcgccgccgccgcccatgatTAATCCCCGGGTCGTCCTGGTTGCCGCCGACGTCGCTGTGCAGGTGCTGCTCTACTCGGCCACCGGCGCGGTGTTCGCGGCGGCGATGGCCTACGGCCCGCAGATCAGCGCCTGCGCCGGCGCCGCCAGCGGACACTTGTGCGAGCAGGTGCGCAGTTCCAAGATCATCTCCTTGGCCGCCAGCCTCGCCGCCGGCCTCGCCTCCATCGCCAAGGACGTGCCGCTGCCCTTCTCCGTCTGGCCCCATATGTAA